The Mesorhizobium opportunistum WSM2075 DNA window CCAGCGAGACGGGCAGGGGCTATGTCACCGGCTCTTCAGACGATCCCGTGCCTTTGCCGGTGCGTCTGTGGCAGGAGGCGGTGCACCGGCCAGGCGTTTACGATCTGGAAGTCGACACCTCGCTGCTGAGCTCGGTGCAGTGCGCGGATGCAATTCGGCAGCATCTCAAGAGCGTCCAAGTGGCAAACTAGGCGTGCGCCCGGGACAATGCTCCACCCGTGATTTTCCAGATCGCGACGGCAATAAGCGCGCCCGCGTAGCCGTCGACGGCATAGTGCCAGCCAAGCACCACCGAACCGAGCATGATGATGGCTGCGAATATCCACATCACGATGCCGAGCCTGGTCGATAACCGCGTCAGGTAGAGAGCGAAGAGCACCGACGTCGCGACGTGAATCGAGGGGAATGCGGATATGCCCATGGTTCCCGAAGGCGAACCCGTATAGCCGCTCCACAACCTGTCCTGCGTGGACAATGCCCAGATCGGATACTGGCGGTTCGCCGACGCGAGCGCATCCATCAACGGCTGATACTGATCGCCAAGGTCGAGCCTTGCATAAAAGCACGGGCCCGCGGATGAGAATGCCATTGCGATGAAGAAGCCGCCAACCAGCCAGACCAGCATGAAGCTGAGCAGAAACTGATGGCGCAGCAGCGAGTCGCGGGCAGCGGCGACGCTTGAAAAAACCATTGCGACCAGCACGACGAACCAGAAATTGTAGCAGAAATTGAGAAGGTGAACGGCCAGCGGACTTTCGACGATCCACCAGAGCCATTGATAGGGAGTGCGGCCGAAATGCAGGTCGGCGCCGAAATGCGCGAGGGTCTGGTCCCAGGAGAAAGGCAC harbors:
- a CDS encoding phosphatase PAP2 family protein: MQDTSEAIGRRFDAGVDDAFSNLLVDAFFRHRTVHAVALFTLGLSFVVGSRVGNLPDFGLLYEYAFYLVVYFWIAGCAYATLRLFWLAFVDRARSPLRMLLRPLQQMLTDRNRIANGINGLAAMLVFMSGFVVLKGAIAVLVPFSWDQTLAHFGADLHFGRTPYQWLWWIVESPLAVHLLNFCYNFWFVVLVAMVFSSVAAARDSLLRHQFLLSFMLVWLVGGFFIAMAFSSAGPCFYARLDLGDQYQPLMDALASANRQYPIWALSTQDRLWSGYTGSPSGTMGISAFPSIHVATSVLFALYLTRLSTRLGIVMWIFAAIIMLGSVVLGWHYAVDGYAGALIAVAIWKITGGALSRAHA